A genomic stretch from Flavobacterium nitratireducens includes:
- a CDS encoding murein L,D-transpeptidase catalytic domain family protein produces the protein MSLNGDEELNIEQVYHNLHSEGFGLPRLESFKMALQGFNKLKTQGLVTKNILTLIDFSLSANVKRLWVIDLDAETVLLHSLVAHGKNTGDEYANSFSNKAESFKSSLGFYITAEVYNGKHGKSLRLDGLEKGINDNARNRAVVVHGANYVSDTFIQNNKRLGRSLGCPAVPLEITDGLIDTIKNKSCLFIYYPSVSYLRSSKFIQS, from the coding sequence ATGAGTTTGAATGGTGATGAGGAATTAAACATTGAACAAGTTTATCATAATTTACACAGCGAAGGTTTTGGATTGCCAAGGTTGGAGAGTTTTAAAATGGCGCTACAAGGTTTTAATAAATTGAAAACACAGGGCTTAGTAACGAAAAATATTTTAACATTAATCGACTTTAGTTTGTCGGCAAATGTGAAAAGACTTTGGGTGATTGATTTGGATGCAGAAACTGTTTTGCTTCACTCTCTTGTTGCTCATGGGAAAAATACGGGTGATGAATATGCTAATAGCTTTTCTAACAAAGCGGAATCATTCAAAAGCAGCTTAGGTTTTTATATAACAGCTGAGGTTTACAATGGAAAGCATGGTAAATCTTTACGATTGGACGGTTTGGAAAAAGGTATAAATGATAATGCTCGAAATAGAGCTGTTGTGGTTCATGGTGCTAATTATGTTTCGGATACTTTTATACAAAATAATAAGCGTTTAGGAAGAAGTTTGGGCTGTCCTGCAGTACCACTTGAAATTACAGATGGTTTAATAGATACAATAAAAAATAAATCCTGCCTTTTTATTTATTATCCTTCGGTAAGCTATTTAAGATCTTCGAAGTTTATACAGAGCTAG
- the pepE gene encoding dipeptidase PepE yields MKNLLLASTSTLHGTEYLEYLLPELKIHFKNCKNLLFIPYARPSGISHEEYTQKTAQAFAKIDINIKGIHEFEDPAFAIKQAEGIFTGGGNTFLLVSQLYQHKIMTVLKETLENGTPYLGTSAGSNIGGLSMQTTNDMPIIYPPSFQTLGLIPFNLNVHYLDKDTQSTHMGESRETRINEFHQFNNFPVLGLKEGSWLEIKNNTIILKGGLTAKLFRKNREVIEIEPNSNLDFIQ; encoded by the coding sequence ATGAAGAATTTACTTTTAGCTAGTACTTCTACTTTGCATGGGACAGAGTATTTAGAATACTTGCTTCCTGAATTAAAAATACATTTCAAGAATTGCAAAAACCTTTTATTTATTCCATACGCCAGACCTAGTGGAATTTCACATGAAGAATACACACAAAAGACAGCGCAAGCTTTCGCCAAAATAGACATAAATATCAAAGGTATTCATGAATTTGAAGATCCCGCTTTTGCTATCAAACAGGCAGAAGGTATCTTTACAGGTGGAGGAAATACTTTTTTACTCGTTAGCCAATTATACCAGCATAAAATCATGACTGTTCTAAAGGAAACCCTAGAAAATGGAACGCCATATCTAGGAACAAGTGCAGGAAGTAATATTGGCGGCTTAAGCATGCAAACTACAAATGATATGCCTATAATTTACCCACCTAGCTTTCAAACTTTAGGGCTTATTCCTTTTAATTTAAATGTGCATTATTTAGATAAAGATACCCAATCAACTCACATGGGGGAATCACGAGAAACCAGAATTAATGAATTTCATCAATTTAATAATTTTCCCGTTTTAGGATTAAAAGAAGGCAGTTGGCTCGAGATTAAAAATAACACCATCATTTTAAAGGGAGGACTAACAGCCAAACTTTTCAGAAAAAATCGCGAAGTTATTGAAATCGAACCCAATTCTAATTTAGATTTTATTCAATAA
- a CDS encoding Sec-independent protein translocase subunit TatA/TatB, producing MFGIGGGELVFIMFVVLLLFGSDKIPEVARTMGKAMAQLKNATNDIKSEIQKGAEENGLDAKSLSEMTGGINTQIDKVKEDLLGDSVTQVTKLKENIEDITGPVKRSL from the coding sequence ATGTTTGGTATAGGAGGAGGAGAATTAGTCTTTATAATGTTTGTGGTATTGTTGCTTTTTGGATCAGACAAGATACCAGAAGTGGCACGTACTATGGGTAAAGCAATGGCTCAATTAAAAAATGCTACTAACGATATAAAGAGCGAAATCCAAAAAGGAGCTGAAGAAAATGGTTTAGATGCAAAATCTTTATCAGAAATGACAGGTGGTATAAATACACAAATTGATAAAGTAAAAGAGGATCTTTTAGGGGATTCGGTGACTCAGGTTACTAAACTAAAAGAGAATATAGAAGATATAACAGGTCCTGTAAAACGTAGTCTTTAA
- a CDS encoding phosphatase PAP2 family protein, whose product MLDKLLALDVRLFVYLNGLGSETFDGLWLFITRQINWTPFFLLLLYIIYKKIGGKQTLYVVLSIALLLLVTDQITNLVKFGVERLRPCNNPDIKSYIRIVQSRSSFSYFSGHAANSMAAAMFIYHVIKPYFRDAIFLFLWPLIFAYSRIYLGLHYPLDILSGYIFGMTAGFLAYKIYKFTQIKYFPL is encoded by the coding sequence ATGTTAGATAAACTTTTAGCACTCGATGTTCGATTATTCGTTTATTTAAACGGACTTGGCTCTGAGACTTTTGATGGGTTGTGGCTTTTTATTACCCGACAAATCAATTGGACTCCTTTTTTTCTACTATTGCTCTATATTATTTATAAAAAAATAGGTGGTAAACAAACCTTGTATGTGGTTTTATCAATAGCTTTATTGTTGCTGGTAACAGATCAAATCACTAATTTGGTGAAGTTTGGAGTAGAAAGATTGCGTCCATGTAATAATCCTGATATCAAGTCTTACATTAGGATTGTACAATCACGATCATCATTTAGTTACTTTTCAGGACATGCCGCTAATAGTATGGCTGCAGCCATGTTTATTTATCATGTTATCAAGCCTTATTTTAGAGATGCAATTTTTTTGTTTTTATGGCCGTTAATTTTTGCTTACAGCCGTATTTATTTAGGATTGCATTACCCACTGGATATTTTGAGTGGTTATATCTTTGGAATGACTGCAGGTTTCTTGGCTTACAAAATATATAAGTTTACCCAAATTAAATATTTCCCGTTGTAG
- a CDS encoding O-methyltransferase: MHFISPELEDYIEQHSENEPELLKALNKETYQKILLPRMLSGHFQGRVLSMLSKLIRPVNILEIGTYTGYSALCLCEGMRENGILHTIDIKEELVDFQRKHFDKSPWGKQIVQHLGEAVAIIPTLDVKFDLVFIDADKENYLNYFEMIVPRMNKGGIILSDNVLWSGKVLEPLNPKDISTKVLLEYNQKLKEDPRVETVLLPIRDGLTVSRVL, encoded by the coding sequence ATGCATTTCATATCTCCAGAATTAGAGGATTATATTGAACAACATTCTGAAAATGAACCCGAATTATTAAAAGCGTTAAACAAAGAGACTTACCAAAAAATTCTTTTGCCTCGAATGCTAAGTGGCCATTTTCAGGGGCGCGTGTTAAGTATGCTTTCCAAATTAATTCGACCTGTTAACATTCTTGAAATTGGCACTTATACAGGATATTCTGCGCTTTGTCTATGCGAAGGAATGCGAGAAAACGGTATTTTGCATACTATCGATATCAAGGAAGAGCTAGTAGATTTTCAAAGAAAACATTTTGATAAATCCCCTTGGGGAAAGCAAATCGTGCAGCATTTAGGAGAAGCTGTTGCTATTATCCCAACATTAGATGTGAAATTTGATTTGGTTTTTATTGATGCCGACAAAGAAAATTACCTGAATTATTTTGAAATGATTGTTCCAAGAATGAATAAAGGCGGTATTATTTTATCTGATAATGTGCTTTGGAGCGGTAAAGTACTAGAACCTTTAAACCCTAAAGACATTAGTACCAAAGTACTATTAGAATACAATCAAAAATTGAAAGAAGATCCAAGAGTTGAGACCGTATTACTTCCTATTCGCGATGGATTAACGGTTAGTAGAGTATTATAA
- the rlmN gene encoding 23S rRNA (adenine(2503)-C(2))-methyltransferase RlmN: protein MQIEKKDIRALSKEELRNFFVTNKDKAFRGNQVYEWLWSKGAHSFEDMTNISKGTRAMLEDNFVINHIKVDTMQRSDDGTVKNAVRLHDGLVVESVLIPTETRTTACVSSQVGCSLDCNFCATALLKRMRNLEPAEIYDQVLAIDRESRLYFNHPLSNIVFMGMGEPLMNYNNVIKAIDMITSEEGLGMSPKRIVVSTSGIPKMIKKMADDEVKFKLAVSLHSAIDEVRARIMPFSKNFPLADLREALEYWYRKTKSKVSYEYVVWKGINDNKASVDALVKFCKYVPCKVNLIEYNPIDDGEFQQASQEAINAYIKGLESIGVVVKVRRSRGKDIDAACGQLANKEA, encoded by the coding sequence ATGCAAATTGAGAAAAAAGACATACGAGCCCTATCTAAAGAGGAATTGCGCAATTTTTTTGTGACCAATAAGGATAAAGCCTTTCGTGGAAATCAAGTTTATGAATGGTTGTGGAGCAAAGGAGCACACAGTTTTGAGGATATGACCAATATCTCCAAAGGTACACGTGCGATGCTGGAAGATAATTTTGTTATCAATCATATCAAGGTTGATACGATGCAACGTTCGGATGACGGAACGGTTAAAAATGCGGTTCGTTTGCACGATGGATTGGTAGTAGAATCGGTATTGATTCCTACCGAAACCCGTACTACTGCTTGTGTTTCCAGTCAGGTAGGTTGTAGTTTAGATTGTAATTTTTGTGCAACTGCTCTATTAAAAAGAATGCGAAATCTGGAACCTGCCGAAATTTACGATCAGGTTCTTGCTATAGATAGAGAAAGTCGCTTGTATTTTAATCATCCGTTGTCGAATATTGTTTTCATGGGAATGGGCGAACCATTGATGAATTATAATAATGTTATTAAGGCTATTGATATGATTACTTCGGAAGAAGGATTGGGGATGTCGCCTAAACGTATTGTGGTTTCGACTTCAGGAATTCCTAAAATGATTAAGAAAATGGCTGATGATGAGGTAAAATTCAAATTAGCAGTCTCTTTACATTCGGCAATTGATGAGGTGAGAGCACGAATTATGCCTTTTTCTAAAAATTTTCCTTTGGCTGATTTGCGTGAAGCTTTGGAATATTGGTACCGAAAAACAAAGAGTAAAGTCTCTTATGAATATGTGGTTTGGAAAGGAATTAATGATAATAAAGCTTCAGTAGATGCTTTAGTAAAATTTTGCAAATATGTTCCTTGTAAGGTGAATCTGATTGAGTACAATCCTATTGACGATGGAGAATTTCAACAAGCATCCCAAGAAGCAATTAATGCTTATATAAAAGGATTAGAGTCTATAGGTGTGGTGGTAAAAGTGAGAAGAAGTAGAGGTAAAGATATTGATGCTGCCTGTGGACAATTGGCTAATAAAGAAGCTTAG